Proteins encoded together in one Chryseobacterium sp. G0201 window:
- a CDS encoding ParB/RepB/Spo0J family partition protein, whose product MKDKKRAMGRGLGAILSAESKATVNSATDEGADKFVGSIVEVSIEDIYPNPTQPRTYFDEKALNELAQSIKNLGVIQPITLRKDGEKFEIISGERRFRASKLAGLTSIPSYIRLVNDQELLEMALVENIQREDLDAIEIALTYQRLMDEIGLTQENLSQRVGKDRSTITNSIRLLRLNPDIQNAIRSGEISAGHGRAIISLENEEDQQTLFNLIIKEKLNVRQTEQAAAALKNPKSPAAKKATIELSNNYKRVQKTIADILEVKVEIKASGNGKKGKIVLDFKNEDELEYILSHIK is encoded by the coding sequence ATGAAGGACAAAAAAAGAGCTATGGGACGTGGTTTGGGAGCAATTTTAAGTGCAGAATCCAAGGCTACGGTCAATTCTGCTACTGATGAGGGAGCAGATAAGTTTGTAGGAAGTATCGTAGAAGTATCGATTGAAGATATTTATCCGAACCCGACTCAGCCAAGAACTTATTTTGATGAAAAGGCATTAAACGAACTCGCGCAGTCTATTAAAAACTTAGGCGTAATTCAACCAATTACGTTAAGAAAAGACGGTGAGAAATTTGAAATTATATCTGGGGAAAGACGTTTCAGAGCAAGTAAACTTGCGGGATTAACTTCTATTCCTTCTTATATTCGTTTAGTAAACGATCAGGAGCTTCTTGAGATGGCTCTTGTTGAAAATATCCAGAGAGAAGATCTTGATGCGATTGAAATTGCATTAACGTATCAGAGATTGATGGACGAAATCGGTCTTACTCAGGAAAATTTAAGTCAGAGAGTAGGAAAGGACAGAAGTACAATTACCAACTCTATCAGATTGTTAAGATTAAATCCGGACATTCAGAATGCAATCAGAAGTGGTGAAATTTCTGCAGGTCATGGTAGAGCAATCATCAGTCTTGAAAATGAAGAAGATCAGCAGACTTTATTTAATTTAATTATTAAAGAAAAATTGAATGTTCGTCAGACTGAGCAGGCTGCTGCTGCATTGAAAAATCCGAAATCACCGGCTGCCAAAAAAGCAACGATTGAGCTTTCAAATAATTACAAGAGAGTACAAAAAACGATTGCTGATATTCTAGAAGTAAAAGTGGAGATCAAAGCCTCCGGAAATGGTAAAAAAGGTAAAATTGTTCTGGATTTCAAAAATGAAGACGAATTGGAATATATTTTATCTCATATTAAATAA
- a CDS encoding lipocalin family protein, producing the protein MKKLLLAGMLGTSLFAVSCSTVKKAETSQNQRSEFLKLKGDWQIVSINYDKGLKIKPFDEGIDAQCFVGSHWRFIPNNYTGAITVNGGGNCGSGFTQPIKFEIKDGNTFMFKKIADGTKAKQNLAGYTLDVINQSTDQFSLEQNVPFDGSTVKVVYNFERAGMK; encoded by the coding sequence ATGAAAAAGTTACTACTTGCAGGGATGTTAGGAACATCACTTTTTGCAGTGTCTTGTTCCACAGTAAAGAAAGCTGAAACATCACAGAATCAGAGATCAGAGTTTCTTAAGTTAAAAGGGGATTGGCAGATTGTAAGCATAAATTACGATAAAGGTCTTAAAATTAAACCTTTTGATGAAGGGATCGATGCTCAGTGTTTTGTAGGAAGTCATTGGAGATTTATTCCAAATAACTATACAGGTGCTATTACGGTAAACGGTGGCGGAAACTGTGGTTCTGGATTTACACAGCCTATTAAATTTGAAATAAAAGACGGAAATACTTTTATGTTCAAAAAAATTGCTGATGGAACTAAAGCTAAGCAAAATTTAGCAGGATATACTTTAGACGTTATCAATCAGTCTACAGATCAGTTCTCGTTAGAACAAAATGTTCCATTTGACGGAAGTACAGTAAAAGTTGTTTACAACTTCGAGAGAGCTGGAATGAAATAA
- a CDS encoding WbqC family protein has translation MQNILLPVFYLPPISWFSVFLDAENEILFEQFESFPKQTYRSRTNIFGANGKLTLIIPISHTGNREFKNTEISYREDWRSLHWKSIKTAYQGSPYFEFYEDKLKKIYELEEKYLLNFNLEVIEILQSILKTEKAHSLNIEYIKNPEQINFREKFSAKSPSEFEMEEYYQTFSDKFGFLKDLTILDLICNKGPESLTYLKNIKQSY, from the coding sequence ATGCAGAATATTTTATTACCGGTATTTTATTTACCACCAATTTCTTGGTTTTCAGTTTTTTTAGATGCTGAGAATGAAATTTTATTTGAGCAATTTGAAAGTTTTCCAAAACAGACGTACAGAAGCAGAACCAATATTTTTGGTGCAAATGGGAAACTTACATTGATAATCCCAATCAGTCACACCGGGAACAGAGAGTTTAAAAATACTGAAATTTCTTATAGAGAAGATTGGCGAAGCCTTCACTGGAAGTCTATCAAAACAGCCTATCAAGGATCTCCTTATTTTGAGTTTTACGAAGACAAGTTGAAGAAAATATACGAATTAGAGGAAAAATATTTGTTGAATTTTAATTTAGAGGTCATTGAAATTCTTCAAAGTATTTTAAAAACAGAAAAGGCACACTCTTTGAATATAGAATACATCAAAAATCCTGAACAGATAAACTTCAGAGAAAAGTTCTCTGCAAAATCACCTTCTGAGTTTGAGATGGAAGAATATTATCAGACGTTTTCAGATAAATTCGGATTTTTAAAAGACTTAACGATTTTGGATCTTATTTGTAACAAAGGACCTGAATCTTTGACTTATCTTAAAAATATAAAACAATCATATTAA
- a CDS encoding energy transducer TonB yields the protein MKHLNNNQEFRFNEILFEHRNKEYGAYALRNESDRILTKALFIGVSLLAAISITPLVISAFNNEPSTVHVPTDGPPVVIKLKKVDRIETPPAQIVKPVQPVATPNQKQYDSSVPTPTKDAVEPIKQDKPKDATAGLIDNFKGDPVKPDTYTPPAPVIGTGTIPSVKPQPVVPVKDPNEIVGLGGLSVEAAFEGGINTFRNKVISNFDGSGFEDQDVMKTTITFIVETNGTISGIKADGKDADFNNEAIRTIKSIRGKWVPGKNKQGESVRSYFKFPISMKFDN from the coding sequence ATGAAACACCTAAACAATAATCAGGAATTTCGCTTTAACGAGATCCTTTTCGAGCATCGTAACAAAGAATATGGTGCTTATGCTTTAAGAAATGAATCAGACAGAATACTAACCAAAGCGCTTTTTATAGGAGTGAGTTTGTTGGCTGCGATTTCAATTACCCCATTAGTAATTTCTGCGTTTAATAATGAGCCTTCTACGGTGCATGTACCGACTGATGGTCCACCGGTAGTTATCAAATTAAAAAAAGTTGATCGAATAGAAACTCCGCCTGCGCAGATCGTAAAACCAGTTCAGCCTGTTGCAACTCCTAATCAGAAGCAATATGACAGTTCTGTTCCTACACCTACAAAAGATGCTGTAGAGCCTATCAAACAAGATAAACCTAAAGATGCTACTGCTGGTTTAATAGATAATTTTAAAGGTGATCCTGTAAAGCCAGATACTTATACTCCTCCAGCTCCAGTTATTGGAACAGGAACGATACCATCTGTAAAGCCACAGCCAGTTGTTCCTGTGAAAGATCCTAACGAAATTGTTGGGTTAGGTGGTTTAAGTGTTGAAGCAGCTTTTGAAGGAGGAATTAATACTTTCAGAAATAAAGTAATAAGCAATTTTGACGGTTCAGGATTTGAAGATCAAGATGTAATGAAAACTACCATTACTTTTATTGTAGAAACAAATGGAACTATCTCAGGAATTAAAGCTGATGGTAAAGATGCTGATTTCAATAATGAAGCTATAAGAACTATTAAATCTATCAGAGGAAAATGGGTGCCTGGTAAAAATAAACAAGGTGAATCCGTAAGAAGTTATTTCAAATTTCCAATCTCAATGAAGTTTGATAATTAA
- a CDS encoding N-acetylmuramidase domain-containing protein has translation MKLLKYYTKSPEVTTLCELLYKQGYNIKISDSFSLEVDAAVKDFQRKNSLVVDGIVGMKTWTVLLQKNSAPAPTNSADKFLKESDLISFADQYNLELAAVKAVNEIESSGKGFLINNKPKILFEGHIFWNELKKRGIDPNTFYNANHKDVLYPKWTKIYYQGGVKEYDRLNEAMTLGSDPKFKDAALSSASWGSFQIMGFHAKNLGYIDTADFVSKMEINEGEHLKAFGKFLEKNNLLTHLRNKSWANFAKGYNGGGYKLNKYDEKLAKAYAKYSKN, from the coding sequence ATGAAACTTTTAAAATATTACACAAAATCACCGGAAGTCACTACACTTTGTGAGCTTCTTTATAAACAAGGATATAACATCAAAATTTCAGATTCTTTTTCTCTGGAAGTTGATGCAGCAGTGAAGGATTTTCAACGAAAAAATTCTTTAGTTGTGGATGGAATTGTCGGAATGAAAACTTGGACGGTTTTACTACAAAAAAATTCGGCTCCGGCTCCAACCAATTCAGCGGATAAATTTTTGAAAGAAAGTGATTTAATAAGCTTTGCAGATCAGTACAACCTCGAATTGGCAGCCGTTAAAGCCGTCAACGAAATTGAAAGCAGCGGAAAAGGATTTTTAATTAATAATAAACCTAAAATCTTGTTTGAAGGTCATATTTTCTGGAATGAATTGAAAAAAAGAGGAATCGATCCAAATACTTTCTACAACGCTAATCATAAAGATGTTTTATATCCAAAATGGACGAAAATATACTATCAAGGCGGCGTAAAAGAATACGACAGACTAAACGAAGCAATGACTTTAGGAAGCGATCCGAAATTCAAAGATGCAGCGTTATCTTCTGCTTCTTGGGGAAGTTTCCAGATTATGGGTTTTCATGCTAAAAATCTTGGATATATTGACACCGCCGACTTTGTTTCAAAAATGGAAATTAATGAAGGCGAACATTTGAAAGCTTTCGGAAAATTCCTTGAGAAAAATAATCTTTTAACTCATTTGAGAAATAAAAGCTGGGCAAATTTCGCAAAAGGTTATAATGGCGGAGGGTACAAGCTCAATAAATATGATGAGAAATTAGCCAAAGCTTATGCTAAATATTCTAAAAACTAA
- a CDS encoding OmpA family protein: protein MKFNKSYIGGLFLSSALLLTSCEAVQNSNHQQRGTAAGAVSGAVLGGILGNNVGKGGNGALGAVLGGIIGGVAGNVIGNKMDKQAKDIKETLPGAEVERVGDGIKITMNESIVTFAFDSSNLTSVAQTNLDKLAKVLVDNPDTNINVYGHTDSKGADDYNMKLSQRRADAVKAYLAGKGIASSRMFAKGEGESMPVATNDTDEGRAKNRRVEFAITANEKMINDAKQGQ from the coding sequence ATGAAATTTAATAAATCATATATCGGAGGCCTATTCTTATCATCAGCATTGCTATTGACAAGTTGTGAGGCAGTACAGAATTCTAATCACCAACAGAGAGGTACTGCAGCAGGAGCTGTTTCAGGAGCTGTACTTGGTGGTATTTTAGGGAACAATGTTGGTAAAGGTGGAAATGGAGCTCTAGGAGCTGTATTAGGAGGTATTATTGGTGGTGTTGCAGGTAACGTTATCGGTAACAAAATGGATAAGCAAGCTAAAGATATCAAAGAAACTTTACCGGGAGCTGAAGTAGAAAGAGTAGGAGACGGTATCAAAATTACAATGAACGAAAGTATTGTAACTTTTGCATTCGATTCTTCAAATCTTACATCTGTAGCTCAAACTAACTTAGATAAATTAGCTAAGGTTCTTGTGGATAATCCTGATACAAATATTAATGTATACGGACACACAGACAGCAAAGGAGCAGACGATTACAACATGAAGCTTTCACAAAGAAGGGCTGATGCTGTAAAAGCTTATTTAGCAGGAAAAGGTATTGCTTCAAGCAGAATGTTTGCTAAAGGAGAAGGAGAAAGCATGCCGGTTGCAACAAACGATACAGATGAAGGAAGAGCTAAAAATAGAAGAGTAGAGTTTGCTATTACAGCAAATGAAAAAATGATTAATGATGCTAAACAAGGGCAGTAA
- a CDS encoding DUF5683 domain-containing protein — translation MKKLFFTFFLCLFAIAYSQVNPNDTIRVEYHPKDSISAAKPAKSEAKIVADLEGANGPTKKTLKLNPTRAGLYSAVLPGLGQFYNKKYWKVPIVWGAVGAGVGIAMWNDKQYKKYREYYIAKLNGTPNEFVDSHPWLDKVALGNAQDRSKRQRDYAIAITGLIYILNIVDAVVDAHLYESRHDPDLTFSPAVIQDQYGINPPKTGLSLSYRF, via the coding sequence ATGAAGAAATTATTTTTCACTTTTTTCTTGTGTCTGTTTGCAATTGCCTATTCACAAGTAAATCCCAACGATACAATTCGGGTAGAATACCATCCGAAAGACAGTATCTCTGCGGCAAAACCAGCAAAATCTGAAGCTAAAATAGTTGCAGATCTTGAAGGTGCGAACGGGCCAACCAAAAAAACATTAAAATTGAATCCTACAAGAGCGGGATTATATTCTGCTGTTTTACCGGGATTAGGTCAGTTTTACAATAAAAAATATTGGAAAGTTCCTATCGTTTGGGGAGCTGTTGGAGCTGGTGTAGGAATTGCAATGTGGAACGATAAACAGTACAAAAAATATCGTGAATATTATATTGCAAAATTAAACGGAACTCCCAACGAATTTGTCGACAGTCATCCATGGTTGGATAAAGTGGCACTTGGAAATGCACAGGACAGATCCAAAAGACAAAGAGATTACGCCATAGCAATTACGGGGTTAATTTATATTCTGAATATCGTTGATGCCGTTGTAGATGCACATCTTTACGAAAGCCGTCATGACCCGGATTTAACTTTCAGTCCCGCGGTTATTCAGGATCAGTATGGCATCAATCCTCCAAAGACAGGGTTAAGTTTAAGTTATAGATTTTAA
- the lepB gene encoding signal peptidase I, which yields MNYFLTYTVYVLILSVLMGLSTWKLFKKLGYSPLFAFVPFYNYFIILKETKHPKWWALLSYLPIVGPIMMSVFHVYLMKKFGKSLFQHQLLTVILPFIYMASVNYSKDVELEDENELFLTDEEKNAKKKDSFIGSITFAVVFATIIHSFVTQPFGIPTGSMERTLLVGDFLFVNKWSYGYRLPMRPLAIPFLQGTITDIGEPGNPKDDPKSYVDAVKLPYERVFQFNKPQKKDIVVFNYPQDSVHTATDRKDPYVKRCVAVAGDTFEMRAGRLFVNGKGEAFLGDQEVQHAYYVEAGSEIDIKDLFKRLEYISIVQLDNTSAYFQEKTEKYGFNPKNTVYVMQLTDKRLQAIKALPQVVSVHEDIMEKGYAAVSYRDAMRTKIDTAQSIYPVNKPWNQDWYGPLRIPKKGDVVTINQESLPMYQWIISEYEHNSLENKNGKIFINGKETNKYTIQQDYYMMVGDNRDSSLDARFFGVVPEENIVGKPMFTWMSIEGAFNDSSASFQADGWRVRWDRMFKATNTGEANKTSYWWIAAMILILFFGWEYFMKLFGKKKTEDD from the coding sequence ATGAATTATTTTTTAACTTATACAGTATACGTTCTCATTTTATCTGTATTAATGGGACTTTCAACTTGGAAACTGTTCAAGAAATTAGGGTATAGTCCGCTATTCGCGTTTGTCCCTTTTTACAATTATTTCATTATTTTAAAAGAAACAAAACATCCGAAGTGGTGGGCGCTATTATCGTATTTACCGATCGTTGGGCCAATTATGATGTCTGTTTTTCATGTTTATTTAATGAAAAAATTTGGAAAAAGCCTTTTCCAACATCAGTTGCTTACGGTGATTCTTCCATTTATTTATATGGCAAGTGTGAACTATTCTAAAGATGTAGAGTTAGAAGATGAAAACGAATTGTTCTTGACTGACGAAGAGAAAAATGCGAAGAAGAAAGATTCTTTTATAGGTTCTATTACTTTTGCAGTGGTATTTGCAACCATTATCCACTCTTTTGTAACGCAGCCTTTCGGGATTCCTACAGGATCTATGGAAAGAACGTTGCTGGTAGGTGATTTCCTTTTCGTAAATAAATGGAGCTACGGTTACAGGCTTCCAATGCGTCCTTTAGCAATACCTTTCCTACAGGGAACTATTACGGATATAGGTGAGCCTGGTAATCCTAAGGATGATCCTAAATCTTATGTAGATGCAGTAAAATTGCCTTATGAGAGAGTTTTCCAATTCAATAAGCCTCAGAAAAAAGATATAGTTGTTTTCAACTATCCTCAGGACTCTGTACATACCGCGACTGATAGAAAAGATCCCTATGTTAAAAGATGTGTTGCTGTAGCAGGCGATACATTTGAGATGCGAGCTGGAAGACTTTTTGTAAACGGAAAGGGTGAAGCATTTTTAGGAGATCAAGAAGTTCAGCATGCATATTATGTAGAAGCTGGAAGTGAAATTGATATCAAAGACCTATTCAAAAGATTAGAGTATATTTCAATTGTACAATTGGATAATACATCTGCATATTTTCAAGAGAAAACGGAAAAGTATGGATTTAATCCTAAAAATACTGTGTATGTAATGCAGTTGACTGATAAAAGGCTACAGGCAATAAAAGCTCTTCCTCAAGTTGTTTCTGTTCATGAAGATATTATGGAGAAAGGATATGCTGCTGTTTCTTATAGGGATGCAATGAGAACAAAAATAGATACCGCCCAGTCTATTTATCCAGTAAATAAACCTTGGAATCAAGATTGGTATGGACCATTGAGAATCCCTAAGAAAGGTGATGTTGTTACGATCAATCAAGAATCTCTTCCAATGTATCAGTGGATTATTTCAGAATATGAGCATAATAGTTTAGAAAATAAGAACGGGAAAATTTTCATTAACGGAAAAGAAACTAATAAATATACAATTCAGCAGGATTATTATATGATGGTTGGGGATAACAGAGATTCTTCTCTTGATGCTAGGTTTTTTGGCGTTGTTCCTGAGGAAAATATTGTAGGTAAGCCTATGTTTACTTGGATGAGCATTGAAGGAGCATTTAATGATTCAAGTGCTTCTTTTCAAGCAGATGGTTGGAGAGTTCGTTGGGACAGAATGTTTAAAGCTACAAATACAGGTGAAGCCAACAAAACTTCATATTGGTGGATCGCAGCGATGATTCTTATTTTATTCTTTGGATGGGAATATTTCATGAAGTTATTCGGAAAGAAAAAGACTGAAGACGATTAA
- the lepB gene encoding signal peptidase I → MIKNKIFNKVLLTGSFIVILFIIAKLTGVLQYAFIPTGGNEPTIKKNSFIFMSNILPYKKYTMLAYNQNNLDYEKGVYVQRLIGVENDKIHIKEGLLYVNDSLIDRFNVKQAYKIDRAFVNDLMMTKGVNTNDFFQIDENYFITQLSKTDLKEDFFYERFINKNNDSNIFKIYSKNWNADNFGPVIIPKNKLFFLGDNRNASLDSRYLGFVDKEDIVGRIFYPKN, encoded by the coding sequence ATGATTAAAAACAAAATATTTAATAAAGTTCTCCTCACAGGAAGCTTTATAGTAATTCTTTTTATTATTGCAAAACTCACAGGAGTTTTGCAATATGCTTTTATACCTACAGGAGGAAATGAACCAACTATCAAAAAGAATTCATTTATTTTTATGAGTAATATTTTACCTTATAAAAAGTATACAATGCTAGCTTATAATCAAAATAATTTAGATTATGAAAAAGGAGTATATGTGCAAAGATTAATAGGGGTTGAAAATGATAAAATTCATATTAAAGAAGGATTACTCTACGTCAATGATAGTTTAATTGATAGATTTAATGTCAAACAAGCTTATAAAATTGATCGAGCATTTGTAAATGATTTGATGATGACAAAAGGAGTTAATACAAATGATTTCTTTCAAATTGATGAAAATTATTTTATAACTCAATTAAGTAAAACTGATCTTAAAGAAGATTTTTTTTATGAGAGATTTATAAATAAGAATAATGATTCTAATATCTTTAAAATTTACAGTAAAAATTGGAATGCAGATAATTTTGGACCAGTTATAATTCCTAAAAATAAGCTTTTTTTTCTTGGAGATAATCGGAATGCTAGTTTAGATTCACGATATTTAGGATTTGTGGATAAAGAAGATATAGTTGGAAGAATATTTTATCCTAAAAATTAA
- the dapB gene encoding 4-hydroxy-tetrahydrodipicolinate reductase yields the protein MKIALVGYGKMGKIIDEIATKRGHEVVARLKETPTAENLNNPDVVIEFSLPEVAYNNIKACLENQIPVISGTTGWLEKKEEIEKIAVENNTAFLYGSNFSLGVNLFFALNEKLADLMKNVDEYSCQLEEIHHVHKLDAPSGTAISIAEGIFKNNPKFNAWKLEETQGDQLGIFAVREDEVPGTHSVFYRSEVDEIEIKHTAFNRNGFALGAVVAAEWIKDKKGNFTMKDVLGL from the coding sequence ATGAAAATAGCATTAGTTGGATACGGCAAAATGGGCAAAATCATCGATGAAATTGCTACAAAGAGAGGTCATGAAGTTGTTGCCAGATTAAAAGAAACTCCTACTGCTGAAAACCTTAATAATCCAGATGTTGTTATCGAATTTTCTTTACCGGAAGTAGCTTATAACAATATTAAAGCTTGTCTTGAAAATCAAATTCCTGTTATTAGCGGAACTACAGGCTGGCTTGAAAAGAAAGAAGAAATTGAAAAAATTGCTGTTGAAAATAATACAGCATTCTTATACGGCTCAAATTTCAGTTTAGGCGTAAATTTATTTTTTGCTTTAAACGAAAAATTAGCTGATTTAATGAAAAATGTTGATGAATATTCTTGTCAGTTGGAAGAAATTCATCACGTTCACAAACTTGACGCACCAAGCGGAACTGCGATTTCCATTGCAGAAGGTATTTTTAAAAATAATCCCAAATTTAACGCATGGAAACTGGAAGAAACTCAAGGAGATCAATTGGGTATTTTTGCGGTGCGTGAAGATGAAGTTCCGGGAACTCACAGTGTTTTTTACAGAAGCGAGGTTGATGAAATTGAGATCAAACACACGGCATTCAACAGAAACGGTTTCGCATTAGGTGCTGTTGTTGCTGCAGAATGGATCAAAGATAAAAAAGGAAATTTCACAATGAAAGATGTTTTAGGTCTTTAA
- a CDS encoding ParA family protein, translating into MAKIIGIANQKGGVGKTTTAVNLAAALGVLEKKILIIDADPQANATSGLGVEDVQYSTYNLLEHSVDTRTCIKQTATPNLDIVPSHIDLVAAEIELVDKVNREYMLKKALQTVRDDYDYIIIDCAPSLGLITVNALTAADSVIIPIQCEYFALEGLGKLLNTIKNVQKIHNKDLDIEGLLLTMYDSRLRLSNQVVEEVNLHFPEMVFETIISRNVRLSEAPSFGESILNYDAESKGAIQYIQLAEEVLLKNENLVKN; encoded by the coding sequence ATGGCAAAAATCATAGGTATCGCTAATCAAAAAGGGGGAGTTGGAAAAACTACAACAGCTGTAAATTTAGCCGCAGCATTAGGGGTATTAGAAAAGAAAATATTAATCATTGATGCTGATCCTCAGGCTAATGCAACATCCGGTTTAGGGGTTGAAGATGTTCAGTATTCTACATATAACTTGCTGGAGCACAGCGTTGATACAAGAACCTGTATTAAGCAAACAGCTACACCAAACCTGGATATCGTTCCTTCTCACATCGACTTAGTTGCTGCGGAGATCGAATTGGTAGACAAAGTAAATCGTGAGTACATGCTTAAAAAAGCATTACAAACTGTAAGAGATGATTACGATTATATTATCATTGATTGCGCACCAAGTTTAGGTTTGATTACTGTTAACGCACTTACAGCCGCTGATTCTGTAATTATCCCGATCCAATGCGAGTATTTTGCGTTGGAAGGATTAGGAAAATTATTGAATACGATTAAAAATGTTCAGAAAATCCACAATAAAGATTTAGATATCGAAGGTTTGCTTTTAACAATGTATGATAGCAGATTGAGATTGTCTAATCAGGTTGTAGAAGAGGTAAACTTACATTTCCCTGAAATGGTTTTTGAAACAATCATCAGCAGAAACGTAAGATTAAGTGAAGCACCAAGTTTCGGTGAAAGTATCTTAAATTATGATGCAGAAAGTAAAGGAGCGATCCAATACATTCAGTTGGCAGAAGAAGTTTTATTGAAGAACGAGAATTTAGTTAAGAATTAA
- a CDS encoding S8 family serine peptidase, which produces MKKVLLAAVFLTGFSFTFAQEAKVDSNQDKDLMTWYHKDFATSKVYGVNTENAYKYLESKGLKPTTVVVGVLDSGVQVDHPGLVKNVWSNPNEVPNNGKDDDGNGYIDDVHGWNFIGGKNGDIDVDNMEVTRVVAKYKPIFEGDDSAKNKANQAKMPEDFAMYMKAKELFTKKSVEGRQALQTYTMINDLIPNMLRLLGEKPVTAENIAAIKAPGDQKDAIALNVLGQVAQNPEFQGKSPADFEKAMKEEMKEALDSVTPQAQQYDLSYDPRKSIVGDNYDDYSEKNYGNNHYEGPDATHGTHVAGIIAGLPQGKEIQYGVASKVAKIMSVRTVPNGDERDKDVANAIRYAVDNGAKVLNMSFGKPVSPGKTVVWDAFKYAESKGVLLVKAAGNENEDITEHVAYPTNYKNVTDEKPLVNNVIVVGASTNNNDALRAGFSNFNKNKVNVFAPGEQIYSTVTKGGYKYLQGTSMASPVVAGAAAVLLAYMPGLKPDQIIEALVKSSNPNTTNGFSDFSQAGGVIDVKKAAEYAFTNFYNGKPSSVKKATKSVKKTVKK; this is translated from the coding sequence ATGAAAAAGGTATTATTAGCAGCTGTTTTTCTAACAGGTTTTAGTTTCACTTTTGCCCAAGAAGCTAAAGTTGATTCTAATCAGGATAAAGACCTAATGACTTGGTATCACAAAGATTTTGCTACGTCAAAAGTATATGGTGTAAATACAGAAAATGCCTATAAATATTTAGAATCTAAAGGTCTTAAGCCTACAACAGTTGTTGTTGGAGTTTTAGACAGTGGTGTTCAGGTTGATCACCCGGGGTTAGTGAAAAATGTTTGGTCAAATCCTAACGAAGTTCCTAACAATGGTAAAGATGACGACGGAAACGGATATATCGACGATGTTCACGGATGGAATTTCATCGGTGGAAAGAATGGAGATATCGACGTTGATAATATGGAGGTAACCAGAGTTGTTGCTAAATATAAGCCAATTTTCGAAGGAGACGATTCCGCAAAAAATAAAGCTAATCAAGCTAAAATGCCTGAAGACTTCGCAATGTATATGAAGGCTAAAGAGCTTTTCACTAAAAAGAGTGTTGAAGGAAGACAAGCTTTACAGACATATACGATGATCAATGATCTTATTCCTAACATGCTAAGATTATTAGGAGAAAAACCTGTAACAGCTGAAAATATTGCTGCTATCAAGGCTCCTGGAGATCAAAAAGATGCAATTGCGCTTAATGTTTTGGGACAGGTAGCACAAAACCCTGAATTTCAAGGAAAATCTCCTGCAGATTTTGAAAAAGCAATGAAAGAGGAAATGAAAGAAGCTCTTGATTCGGTTACTCCTCAAGCTCAGCAATATGATTTAAGTTATGATCCTAGAAAATCAATCGTAGGAGATAATTATGATGATTACTCTGAGAAAAATTACGGAAACAATCATTACGAAGGCCCTGATGCTACTCATGGAACGCACGTTGCAGGGATCATTGCAGGATTACCTCAGGGAAAAGAAATTCAGTATGGAGTAGCTTCTAAAGTGGCTAAGATCATGTCTGTAAGAACTGTTCCAAATGGGGATGAAAGAGATAAAGACGTTGCAAATGCAATCAGATACGCTGTGGACAATGGTGCTAAAGTTTTAAATATGAGCTTTGGTAAACCGGTTTCTCCGGGTAAAACTGTTGTTTGGGATGCATTCAAATATGCTGAAAGCAAAGGGGTTTTATTGGTTAAAGCTGCAGGTAATGAAAATGAAGATATTACAGAACATGTTGCTTATCCTACAAACTACAAAAACGTAACAGACGAAAAACCGCTTGTAAATAACGTAATTGTTGTTGGTGCGAGTACAAATAATAACGACGCTTTAAGAGCTGGTTTCTCAAATTTCAATAAAAATAAAGTAAATGTTTTTGCGCCTGGTGAGCAGATTTATTCTACTGTAACAAAAGGTGGTTACAAATATCTTCAGGGAACTTCAATGGCTTCTCCTGTTGTAGCGGGGGCTGCTGCTGTTTTATTGGCTTATATGCCGGGATTAAAACCGGATCAGATTATTGAAGCTTTAGTAAAATCCAGCAATCCAAACACTACAAATGGTTTTAGTGATTTTTCTCAGGCTGGAGGTGTTATTGACGTGAAAAAGGCTGCTGAATACGCTTTTACCAATTTCTATAACGGAAAGCCTTCTAGTGTTAAAAAGGCTACGAAATCCGTAAAAAAGACTGTTAAAAAATAA